In a single window of the Odocoileus virginianus isolate 20LAN1187 ecotype Illinois unplaced genomic scaffold, Ovbor_1.2 Unplaced_Scaffold_13, whole genome shotgun sequence genome:
- the LOC110143478 gene encoding melanoma-associated antigen 10-like: MSHAPKRRRCMLEEGSEAQSVLAVVEGDTSSSSTCSSSFPLSSSSSSSSSYPLIWSSPEEGLNVIPEPLGASQDPPQGPPQGPPQDPPQGPPQDPSQDPPQGPSQDPSQGPSQSPPSSSLSPTAVASPMSQSEDGPSSQEESPSTSQALPNAESLPRNVIDDRVADLVEFLLLKYRTKELTTKAEMLSVVIKDYQDHFPEIFREASECLQLAFGVDVKEVDPSNDSYAVVTTLGLTCDGMMSEGQTMPKNGILIVILSMIFMEGDCVSEEKVWEVLNVMGVYDGTDHFIYGEPRELITRVLVQEQYFEYRQVPNSDPASYEFLWGPRAHAEICKMTLLEFLAKISGNDPRAFPLWYEQALRQQEERAQSGIATTDDTSAMASESSSAPPCPE; encoded by the coding sequence ATGTCTCATGCTCCAAAGCGACGGCGCTGCATGCTTGAGGAAGGCAGTGAGGCCCAAAGTGTTCTTGCAGTTGTGGAAGGGGATACGTCCTCAtcctccacctgctcctcctcATTTCCcttatcctcctcctcctcctcttcctcttcctatcCTCTGATCTGGAGCTCCCCAGAGGAGGGTCTTAATGTTATTCCTGAACCCCTGGGTGCCTCCCAGGATCCTCCCCAGGGTCCTCCCCAGGGTCCTCCCCAGGATCCTCCCCAGGGTCCTCCCCAGGATCCTTCCCAGGATCCTCCCCAGGGTCCTTCCCAGGATCCTTCACAGGGTCCTTCACAGAGCCCTCCgagttcctctctctctcccactgctGTTGCCTCTCCAATGAGCCAATCCGAGGATGGCCCCAGCAGCCAAGAGGAGAGTCCGAGCACCTCTCAGGCTCTGCCAAATGCTGAGTCCCTGCCCAGAAATGTGATTGATGACAGGGTGGCTGATCTGGTAGAGTTTCTGCTCCTCAAGTATCGCACCAAGGAGCTGACCACAAAGGCGGAAATGCTGAGTGTCGTCATCAAAGATTACCAGGATCACTTCCCTGAGATCTTCAGAGAAGCCTCGGAGTGCCTGCAGCTGGCGTTTGGCGTGGATGTGAAGGAAGTGGACCCCAGCAATGACTCCTATGCTGTGGTCACTACCCTGGGTCTCACCTGCGATGGGATGATGAGCGAGGGGCAGACCATGCCCAAGAACGGTATTCTGATAGTTATCCTGAGCATGATCTTTATGGAGGGTGACTGTGTCTCTGAGGAGAAGGTGTGGGAAGTGCTGAATGTGATGGGGGTATATGATGGGACAGATCACTTTATCTATGGGGAGCCCAGGGAGCTTATTACCAGAGTGTTGGTGCAGGAGCAGTACTTTGAGTACCGACAGGTGCCCAACAGTGATCCTGCCAGCTATGAGTTTCTGTGGGGTCCCCGGGCCCACGCAGAGATCTGCAAGATGACTCTCCTAGAGTTTTTGGCCAAGATCAGTGGAAATGACCCTAGAGCCTTCCCTCTGTGGTATGAGCAGGCTTTGAGACAGCAGGAAGAGAGAGCCCAATCTGGAATTGCCACCACGGATGATACTAGTGCCATGGCCAGTGAAAGTTCCAGTGCACCACCCTGTCCTGAATGA